From Cellulosimicrobium cellulans, the proteins below share one genomic window:
- a CDS encoding shikimate kinase, producing the protein MTPVPPGTRPVVVLVGPPGSGKSTVSRHLADLLGLAQRDTDTDVETTAGKPVADIFVDHGEPHFRELEREAVTTALATHDGVLALGGGAVLDEHTQTALAAYVAAGGAVVFLDVSLAHAAPRVGLNQSRPLLLGNPRARWAALMEARRPVYERVATLHVVTDARTPAQVAQEIRAHLAGGGEAADRAAASAPTDTPAEQENA; encoded by the coding sequence ATGACGCCTGTCCCTCCGGGCACGCGCCCGGTCGTCGTCCTCGTCGGCCCGCCCGGCAGCGGCAAGTCGACGGTGTCGCGCCACCTCGCGGACCTGCTGGGCCTCGCGCAGCGCGACACCGACACCGACGTCGAGACCACGGCGGGCAAGCCCGTCGCCGACATCTTCGTCGACCACGGCGAGCCGCACTTCCGCGAGCTCGAGCGCGAGGCCGTGACGACGGCGCTCGCGACCCACGACGGCGTCCTCGCCCTGGGCGGCGGCGCCGTGCTCGACGAGCACACCCAGACCGCCCTCGCGGCGTACGTCGCGGCGGGCGGTGCCGTGGTGTTCCTCGACGTGAGCCTCGCGCACGCGGCGCCGCGCGTCGGGCTCAACCAGTCCCGCCCGCTGCTGCTGGGCAACCCGCGGGCACGGTGGGCCGCCCTCATGGAGGCGCGGCGCCCCGTCTACGAGCGGGTCGCGACGCTGCACGTCGTCACCGACGCGCGCACGCCCGCGCAGGTCGCCCAGGAGATCCGGGCGCACCTCGCGGGTGGCGGCGAGGCGGCAGACCGTGCCGCGGCGTCCGCTCCCACCGACACCCCGGCCGAACAGGAGAACGCGTGA
- the aroB gene encoding 3-dehydroquinate synthase yields MSDTTPAPETDENPAPTRVRVAGDQPYEVVVGRHLLGELPTMLGDRVRRVLVVHPAALAATAEVVHEDLKASGYEAFVAEVPDAEEAKTAQVAAFLWGVLGQLDFTRTDAVVTVGGGATTDLGGFVAATWLRGIRVVHVPTTLLAMVDAAVGGKTGINTAEGKNLVGSFHPPAGVLCDLAALESLGRWDFVAGMAEVVKTGFIADERILELVEEHADALSAWGTRPTTDETWAVVAELVERSIAVKARVVGEDLKEAGLREILNYGHTLGHAVELTERYQWRHGAAVSVGMVFAAELSRLAGKLDDAVVERHRAILGSLGLPLTYRGDRWEQLLSAMRRDKKSRGDLLRFVVLDDVARPTRLEGPDPTLLAAAYAEIAADAPVGRGPVAL; encoded by the coding sequence GTGAGCGACACGACCCCCGCCCCGGAGACCGACGAGAACCCCGCGCCGACGCGCGTGCGGGTCGCCGGGGACCAGCCGTACGAGGTCGTCGTGGGTCGGCACCTGCTCGGCGAGCTGCCCACCATGCTCGGCGACCGGGTGCGCCGCGTGCTCGTGGTCCACCCCGCGGCCCTCGCGGCGACGGCGGAGGTGGTCCACGAGGACCTCAAGGCGTCGGGCTACGAGGCGTTCGTCGCGGAGGTCCCGGACGCGGAGGAGGCCAAGACCGCGCAGGTCGCGGCGTTCCTGTGGGGCGTGCTGGGGCAGCTGGACTTCACGCGCACGGACGCCGTCGTCACGGTCGGCGGCGGCGCGACGACGGACCTCGGCGGGTTCGTGGCCGCGACGTGGCTGCGCGGCATCCGCGTGGTGCACGTGCCGACGACGCTTCTGGCGATGGTCGACGCGGCGGTCGGCGGCAAGACGGGCATCAACACCGCGGAGGGCAAGAACCTCGTCGGGTCGTTCCACCCGCCCGCGGGCGTGCTGTGCGACCTCGCGGCGCTCGAGTCGCTCGGGCGCTGGGACTTCGTCGCCGGCATGGCGGAGGTCGTCAAGACGGGCTTCATCGCTGACGAGCGCATCCTCGAGCTCGTCGAGGAGCACGCCGACGCGCTGAGCGCGTGGGGCACGCGCCCGACCACCGACGAGACGTGGGCGGTCGTCGCCGAGCTCGTCGAGCGCTCGATCGCGGTCAAGGCGCGCGTCGTGGGGGAGGACCTCAAGGAGGCCGGCCTGCGCGAGATCCTCAACTACGGGCACACGCTGGGCCACGCGGTCGAGCTCACCGAGCGCTACCAGTGGCGCCACGGCGCCGCCGTCTCCGTCGGCATGGTGTTCGCGGCGGAGCTCTCGCGCCTCGCGGGAAAGCTCGACGACGCGGTCGTCGAGCGCCACCGCGCGATCCTCGGCTCGCTCGGGCTGCCGCTCACGTACCGCGGCGACCGCTGGGAGCAGCTCCTGTCCGCCATGCGCCGCGACAAGAAGTCGCGCGGCGACCTCCTGCGCTTCGTCGTGCTCGACGACGTCGCACGGCCGACCCGGCTCGAGGGCCCGGACCCGACGCTCCTCGCCGCGGCCTACGCCGAGATCGCGGCCGACGCGCCGGTGGGACGCGGCCCCGTCGCGCTCTGA
- a CDS encoding glycerophosphodiester phosphodiesterase family protein, translating into MSVAADRAGGYLEAPFVALAHRGFSRAGLENSMAAFAAARDLGLRYVETDAHATADGVAVALHDASLDRTTDAHGLVADLPWRTVRAARIGGTEPVPSLEDVLGTWPDLRVNVDVKSAAAAEPVARAIERTRAHDRVCVASFAASRREATVARLSRPVTVSGARGAVLGMFLAGRARTDALARLAARSVDCLQVPVRGGWVRVVDSGFVRAAHRAGVAVHAWTVNDRATMHRLLDLGVDGIVTDRADLLRDVLRARGLWA; encoded by the coding sequence GTGAGCGTCGCCGCGGACCGCGCCGGCGGCTACCTCGAGGCGCCGTTCGTCGCGCTCGCGCACCGCGGGTTCTCGCGCGCGGGCCTGGAGAACTCCATGGCGGCCTTCGCCGCCGCGCGCGACCTCGGGCTGCGGTACGTCGAGACGGACGCCCACGCGACGGCGGACGGGGTCGCCGTCGCGCTCCACGACGCGTCCCTGGACCGCACGACGGACGCGCACGGGCTCGTCGCCGACCTCCCGTGGCGGACCGTGCGCGCGGCCCGGATCGGCGGGACCGAGCCCGTGCCGTCGCTCGAGGACGTGCTGGGCACGTGGCCGGACCTGCGCGTGAACGTCGACGTGAAGTCCGCGGCGGCCGCCGAGCCGGTCGCGCGGGCGATCGAGCGCACGCGCGCGCACGACCGCGTGTGCGTCGCGTCGTTCGCGGCGTCGCGCCGGGAGGCGACGGTGGCACGGCTCTCGCGCCCTGTCACCGTCTCGGGGGCGCGAGGCGCGGTCCTGGGCATGTTCCTCGCCGGGAGGGCGCGCACGGACGCGCTGGCCCGCCTCGCGGCGCGCTCGGTCGACTGCCTCCAGGTCCCCGTGCGCGGGGGCTGGGTGCGCGTCGTCGACTCGGGTTTCGTGCGCGCCGCGCACCGGGCAGGCGTCGCGGTGCACGCGTGGACCGTGAACGACCGCGCGACGATGCACCGGCTGCTGGACCTCGGGGTCGACGGGATCGTCACCGACCGCGCGGACCTGCTGCGCGACGTGCTCCGGGCGCGCGGCCTGTGGGCGTGA
- a CDS encoding alpha/beta hydrolase: protein MSLVAVPRARWEPDALVEGWESLELPAPRLPGVATPGSAREAVPPVLTLVRRAHRPARPAGTVVLVHGYNDYVFQDHVVAALAEAGWDALGVDLRRAGRSLRPGQVPHYVDDLRETAADLGVAVAAARRTPGPVVVHAHSTGGLVAALWAHAHRGGGGCDALVLDSPFLDLRASWVERTVGTRVLDAVGPWSPLTVVSAGPSAYTGHLLADRGGRWTFDTTLKRPEGVPVRAGWLRAVRQGHARVARGLEVACPVLVARAERSGTDDPTSPDRERDLDASDTVLDVAQIARLAPRLGRDVTELVVAGAVHDLTLSADGPRARYLSALTGWLDEHAARVAA from the coding sequence GTGAGCCTCGTCGCCGTCCCCCGCGCCCGCTGGGAGCCCGACGCGCTGGTCGAGGGGTGGGAGTCGCTCGAGCTCCCGGCCCCGCGGCTGCCGGGCGTCGCCACGCCGGGCAGCGCGCGCGAGGCGGTCCCGCCGGTCCTGACGCTGGTGCGGCGCGCGCACCGACCGGCACGTCCGGCAGGGACCGTCGTCCTCGTCCACGGCTACAACGACTACGTCTTCCAGGACCACGTCGTCGCGGCGCTCGCCGAGGCGGGGTGGGACGCGCTGGGCGTGGACCTGCGGCGCGCGGGCCGGTCGCTGCGTCCGGGGCAGGTGCCGCACTACGTGGACGACCTGCGCGAGACGGCGGCGGACCTCGGCGTGGCGGTCGCGGCCGCGCGGCGGACGCCGGGCCCGGTGGTCGTGCACGCGCACTCGACGGGCGGCCTCGTCGCGGCGCTGTGGGCCCACGCCCACCGGGGTGGTGGCGGGTGCGACGCGCTCGTGCTCGACAGCCCGTTCCTCGACCTGCGCGCGTCGTGGGTCGAGCGGACGGTGGGGACGCGGGTGCTGGACGCCGTCGGGCCGTGGAGCCCGCTGACGGTCGTCAGCGCGGGGCCTTCCGCGTACACCGGGCACCTGCTCGCGGACCGGGGCGGCCGGTGGACGTTCGACACCACGCTGAAGCGTCCCGAGGGCGTGCCGGTGCGGGCCGGCTGGCTGCGGGCGGTGCGGCAGGGGCACGCGCGCGTGGCGCGCGGCCTGGAGGTCGCGTGCCCGGTGCTCGTCGCCCGGGCCGAGCGGTCCGGGACGGACGACCCGACGAGCCCGGACCGCGAGCGGGACCTCGACGCGAGCGACACCGTGCTCGACGTCGCCCAGATCGCCCGGCTCGCACCGCGGCTCGGGCGCGACGTGACGGAGCTCGTCGTCGCCGGCGCCGTGCACGACCTCACGCTCTCCGCCGACGGCCCGCGCGCGAGGTATCTGAGCGCCCTCACCGGCTGGCTCGACGAGCACGCGGCCCGGGTGGCGGCGTGA
- a CDS encoding type II 3-dehydroquinate dehydratase, translating into MERVLVLNGPNLGRLGVREPEIYGSASMVDLQESAVAWGSALDLTVDVRQTDDEAELVGWLHEAVDARAHVVLNPAAFTHYSYAVRDAAAQVTTSGLLLVEVHLSNPAAREAFRSHSVVGAVATGTIAGFGFDSYRLALEALAARLRG; encoded by the coding sequence ATGGAACGCGTGCTGGTCCTCAACGGACCCAACCTCGGCCGGCTCGGTGTGCGCGAGCCGGAGATCTACGGCTCGGCGTCGATGGTCGACCTCCAGGAGTCCGCGGTCGCGTGGGGGAGCGCGCTCGACCTCACGGTCGACGTGCGCCAGACCGACGACGAGGCCGAGCTCGTGGGCTGGCTCCACGAGGCCGTCGACGCGCGCGCCCACGTGGTGCTCAACCCGGCCGCGTTCACCCACTACTCCTACGCCGTGCGCGACGCCGCGGCGCAGGTCACGACCTCCGGCCTCCTGCTCGTCGAGGTGCACCTGAGCAACCCCGCGGCACGCGAGGCGTTCCGCAGCCACTCGGTCGTCGGAGCGGTCGCCACGGGGACGATCGCGGGGTTCGGGTTCGACTCCTACCGCCTCGCGCTCGAAGCGCTCGCAGCCCGGCTGCGGGGCTGA
- the efp gene encoding elongation factor P: MATTNDIKNGTVLRLDGQLWTVIEFQHVKPGKGGAFVRTKIKNVMTGKTIDKTFNAGLKIETANVDRRDFQYLYQDGADYVFMDTSTYDQITISAEIVGDAKDYMLENQNVLIASNDGQPLYIELPASVVLEITYTEPGLQGDRSTGGTKPATLETGAQIQVPLFLEQGTKVKVDTRDGSYLGRVND; encoded by the coding sequence GTGGCGACCACCAACGACATCAAGAACGGCACCGTGCTGCGACTCGACGGCCAGCTGTGGACCGTGATCGAGTTCCAGCACGTCAAGCCCGGCAAGGGTGGCGCGTTCGTCCGCACCAAGATCAAGAACGTCATGACGGGCAAGACGATCGACAAGACGTTCAACGCCGGCCTCAAGATCGAGACGGCCAACGTCGACCGCCGCGACTTCCAGTACCTGTACCAGGACGGCGCGGACTACGTGTTCATGGACACCTCGACGTACGACCAGATCACGATCTCGGCGGAGATCGTGGGCGACGCCAAGGACTACATGCTCGAGAACCAGAACGTGCTCATCGCGTCCAACGACGGTCAGCCGCTCTACATCGAGCTCCCCGCCTCGGTGGTCCTCGAGATCACCTACACCGAGCCCGGCCTCCAGGGCGACCGCTCCACGGGCGGCACCAAGCCGGCGACGCTCGAGACGGGCGCGCAGATCCAGGTCCCGCTCTTCCTCGAGCAGGGCACCAAGGTCAAGGTCGACACGCGCGACGGCTCGTACCTCGGCCGCGTGAACGACTGA
- the nusB gene encoding transcription antitermination factor NusB has product MAARTKARKRALDVLFEAEQRQVDPTTLLAERVADPGTAQTALPQYAVDIVEGVLAHRDRIDELIETYSHGWTLERMPAVDRALLRIGGWEILFNDDVPDVVAIDEAVDLARSLSTDDSPSFVNGLLARIVEMKPTITA; this is encoded by the coding sequence ATGGCCGCACGCACCAAGGCGCGCAAGCGCGCGCTCGACGTCCTCTTCGAGGCGGAGCAGCGTCAGGTGGACCCGACGACCCTCCTCGCGGAGCGCGTCGCCGACCCCGGCACCGCGCAGACCGCCCTGCCGCAGTACGCGGTCGACATCGTCGAGGGCGTGCTCGCGCACCGCGACCGCATCGACGAGCTGATCGAGACGTACTCCCACGGGTGGACGCTCGAGCGGATGCCGGCGGTCGACCGGGCCCTGCTGCGCATCGGCGGCTGGGAGATCCTCTTCAACGACGACGTGCCCGACGTCGTCGCGATCGACGAGGCCGTCGACCTCGCGCGCTCGCTGTCGACCGACGACTCGCCGTCGTTCGTCAACGGGCTGCTCGCGCGGATCGTCGAGATGAAGCCGACGATCACCGCCTGA
- the pyrR gene encoding bifunctional pyr operon transcriptional regulator/uracil phosphoribosyltransferase PyrR: MSSGAAVPTPASSTSSTPEAGTVVLTAADISRALTRIAHEIVERNKGAHDLVLLGIPTRGVPLATRLAERLAAIEETPADGAPDPHAIVGELDVTMYRDDLHRHPTRTIGATRLPASGIDGKVVVLVDDVLYSGRTIRAALDAISDLGRPRAVQLAALVDRGHRELPIRPDFVGKNLPTSTSERVSVRLAEVDGTPADGSATDAVVIRPATPGAEARA, encoded by the coding sequence ATGAGCTCTGGCGCTGCTGTGCCCACACCCGCTTCTTCGACTTCTTCGACCCCCGAGGCCGGGACCGTCGTCCTGACGGCCGCCGACATCTCCCGCGCGCTGACGCGCATCGCCCACGAGATCGTGGAGCGCAACAAGGGGGCCCACGACCTGGTCCTCCTCGGCATCCCGACGCGCGGTGTCCCGCTCGCGACGCGGCTCGCTGAGCGCCTCGCCGCCATCGAGGAGACGCCCGCCGACGGCGCGCCCGACCCGCACGCCATCGTCGGCGAGCTCGACGTGACGATGTACCGCGACGATCTGCACCGCCACCCGACGCGCACGATCGGCGCGACGCGCCTGCCCGCGTCGGGCATCGACGGCAAGGTCGTGGTGCTCGTCGACGACGTCCTGTACTCGGGGCGCACGATCCGCGCCGCGCTCGACGCGATCAGCGACCTCGGCCGTCCGCGCGCCGTGCAGCTCGCCGCGCTCGTCGACCGGGGCCACCGTGAGCTGCCGATCCGTCCCGACTTCGTCGGCAAGAACCTGCCGACGTCGACGTCCGAGCGCGTCAGCGTGCGCCTCGCGGAGGTCGACGGCACGCCCGCGGACGGGTCCGCCACGGACGCGGTCGTGATCCGGCCCGCGACCCCGGGGGCGGAGGCACGCGCATGA
- a CDS encoding aspartate carbamoyltransferase catalytic subunit yields MRHLLSTQDLARTDAVRILDTAAQMAATQAREIKKLPTLRGRTVVNLFYEDSTRTRISFETAAKRLSADVINFSAKGSSVSKGESLKDTALTLQAMGADAVVVRHQASGAPHLLAHAGWLDAAVLNAGDGTHQHPTQALLDAYTLRRHLSGTALTAPGASGPDDAAARGAGLDGRHVAIVGDVLHSRVARSNVHLLHTLGARVTLVAPPTLLPVGVQTWPCAVSYDLDATLAGDTAHGGPDAVMMLRVQRERMSGSGAGGGAFFPNPLEYSRKYGLDARRLGLLAEHAIVMHPGPMNRGLEISAQAADSPRAVIVEQVANGVAVRMAVLYLLLAGSDDTDAAPATAVPLSPAQPPAVERVPAS; encoded by the coding sequence ATGAGGCACCTGCTGTCCACCCAGGACCTCGCCCGCACCGACGCGGTGCGCATCCTCGACACGGCCGCGCAGATGGCCGCGACGCAGGCGCGCGAGATCAAGAAGCTCCCGACGCTGCGCGGCCGCACGGTCGTCAACCTCTTCTACGAGGACTCGACGCGTACCCGCATCTCGTTCGAGACCGCGGCCAAGCGCCTGTCGGCCGACGTCATCAACTTCTCGGCCAAGGGCTCGAGCGTGTCCAAGGGGGAGTCGCTCAAGGACACCGCGCTGACCCTCCAGGCGATGGGCGCGGACGCGGTCGTCGTCCGGCACCAGGCGTCCGGCGCACCGCACCTGCTCGCCCACGCGGGCTGGCTCGACGCCGCGGTCCTCAACGCCGGCGACGGCACGCACCAGCACCCCACGCAGGCGCTGCTGGACGCGTACACGCTGCGGCGCCACCTGTCCGGGACCGCCCTCACCGCCCCCGGGGCGAGCGGCCCGGACGACGCAGCCGCGCGCGGCGCGGGCCTCGACGGGCGTCACGTGGCGATCGTCGGGGACGTGCTGCACTCGCGCGTCGCGCGCTCGAACGTGCACCTGCTGCACACCCTCGGAGCGCGCGTCACGCTCGTGGCCCCGCCCACGCTGCTGCCCGTCGGCGTCCAGACGTGGCCGTGCGCGGTCTCCTACGACCTCGACGCGACCCTCGCGGGCGACACCGCGCACGGCGGCCCGGACGCGGTGATGATGCTGCGCGTCCAGCGTGAGCGCATGAGCGGCTCGGGCGCGGGCGGGGGAGCGTTCTTCCCCAACCCGCTCGAGTACAGCCGCAAGTACGGGCTCGACGCGCGGCGCCTCGGGCTCCTCGCCGAGCACGCGATCGTCATGCACCCCGGGCCGATGAACCGCGGGCTCGAGATCTCCGCGCAGGCGGCGGACTCGCCGCGCGCCGTCATCGTCGAGCAGGTCGCGAACGGCGTCGCCGTGCGCATGGCCGTGCTCTACCTCCTCCTCGCGGGCAGCGACGACACCGACGCCGCCCCGGCGACGGCCGTCCCGCTCTCGCCCGCCCAGCCTCCCGCCGTCGAAAGGGTCCCCGCCTCGTGA
- a CDS encoding dihydroorotase, producing the protein MSSAATTTYVLRGARPLGGEPVDLVLSGGVIAEIAPVGAARAGSADGETVVVDATGLVALPGLVDLHTHLREPGREDAETIESGTRAAAAGGFTAVHAMANTTPVADTAGVVEQVWRLGRDAGWVDVHPVGAVSVGLAGEQLAELGAMADSAARVRVFSDDGKCVDDPILMRRALEYVKAFDGVVAQHAQEPRLTEGAQMNEGVVSAELGLAGWPAVAEEAIIARDVLLAEHVGSRLHVCHLSTAGSVEIVRWAKGRGIDVTAEVTPHHLVLTDDLARGYDPTFKVNPPLRTAADVEAVREGLADGTIDIVATDHAPHAREDKDCEWAAAAFGMTGLETALSVVQQTMVDTGRLTWADVARVLSSAPARIGRIDTGERAQGRPLEVGEPANVTLVDPAARRVVDGAGQVTASTNTPFQGRELPGAVVATFLRGRATVLDGAPVPAGTEARGVRA; encoded by the coding sequence GTGAGCAGCGCCGCAACCACCACGTACGTCCTGCGCGGCGCGCGCCCGCTCGGGGGCGAGCCCGTCGACCTCGTGCTCTCCGGCGGCGTGATCGCCGAGATCGCGCCGGTCGGCGCTGCGCGCGCCGGGTCCGCGGACGGCGAGACCGTCGTCGTCGACGCGACGGGCCTCGTGGCGCTGCCCGGCCTGGTCGACCTGCACACGCACCTGCGCGAGCCGGGCCGCGAGGACGCCGAGACGATCGAGTCCGGCACGCGCGCCGCCGCGGCGGGCGGGTTCACGGCCGTCCACGCCATGGCCAACACGACGCCCGTCGCGGACACGGCCGGCGTCGTCGAGCAGGTGTGGCGCCTCGGTCGCGACGCCGGCTGGGTCGACGTGCACCCGGTCGGCGCGGTGTCCGTCGGGCTCGCGGGCGAGCAGCTCGCCGAGCTCGGCGCGATGGCCGACTCCGCGGCCCGCGTGCGCGTGTTCTCAGACGACGGGAAGTGCGTCGACGACCCGATCCTCATGCGCCGGGCGCTCGAGTACGTCAAGGCGTTCGACGGCGTCGTCGCCCAGCACGCGCAGGAGCCGCGCCTCACCGAGGGCGCCCAGATGAACGAGGGCGTCGTCTCGGCCGAGCTCGGCCTCGCGGGCTGGCCCGCGGTCGCCGAGGAGGCGATCATCGCGCGCGACGTGCTCCTCGCGGAGCACGTGGGCTCGCGCCTGCACGTGTGCCACCTGTCCACCGCGGGCTCGGTCGAGATCGTGCGCTGGGCCAAGGGCCGCGGCATCGACGTGACCGCCGAGGTCACGCCCCACCACCTCGTGCTCACGGACGACCTCGCGCGCGGCTACGACCCGACGTTCAAGGTCAACCCGCCGCTGCGCACCGCCGCGGACGTCGAGGCGGTGCGCGAGGGGCTCGCGGACGGGACGATCGACATCGTCGCGACCGACCACGCGCCGCACGCCCGCGAGGACAAGGACTGCGAGTGGGCGGCGGCCGCGTTCGGCATGACCGGCCTGGAGACGGCGCTGAGCGTCGTCCAGCAGACCATGGTCGACACCGGTCGCCTCACGTGGGCCGACGTCGCGCGCGTGCTGTCGAGCGCGCCCGCGCGCATCGGCCGCATCGACACCGGCGAGCGCGCCCAGGGCCGCCCGCTCGAGGTCGGCGAGCCCGCCAACGTCACGCTCGTCGACCCGGCCGCGCGCCGGGTCGTCGACGGCGCAGGGCAGGTCACGGCGAGCACCAACACGCCGTTCCAGGGTCGTGAGCTGCCCGGTGCCGTCGTCGCGACGTTCCTGCGCGGGCGGGCCACGGTGCTCGACGGCGCACCCGTCCCGGCGGGCACCGAGGCGCGGGGGGTGCGGGCGTGA
- a CDS encoding PH-like domain-containing protein gives MNLPQPVAVGIWVVLGVVLLTLVLVGRRRLVRRSVGVVPTPPAAPAEAARGAVVLGPLDALYVSSTLAGDWLARVGAHGLGDRSQAQVTVHDGGLHVARSGAPDLWVPAAAVGGVALTPGMAGKFVGKEAIVVVTWTVPAEPVPADAPPARTDAPAEVRLDTGLLPRHDHDVARLLEAVQGLAGRADDDRDRAAADGSDERRPGAPSGAAPADPADPAPTRESATPGTDENDEEAP, from the coding sequence GTGAACCTGCCCCAGCCCGTCGCGGTCGGCATCTGGGTCGTCCTCGGCGTCGTCCTGCTGACGCTCGTCCTCGTCGGTCGACGCCGCCTCGTGCGCCGCTCGGTCGGCGTCGTCCCGACGCCTCCGGCGGCGCCCGCCGAGGCGGCGCGGGGCGCCGTGGTGCTCGGGCCGCTCGACGCGCTCTACGTGTCCAGCACGCTCGCGGGCGACTGGCTCGCGCGCGTCGGCGCCCACGGTCTCGGCGACCGGTCCCAGGCCCAGGTCACCGTGCACGACGGCGGCCTGCACGTCGCGCGCAGCGGCGCCCCGGACCTGTGGGTGCCCGCCGCCGCGGTCGGGGGCGTGGCCCTCACGCCCGGGATGGCCGGCAAGTTCGTCGGCAAGGAGGCCATCGTCGTCGTGACGTGGACCGTGCCGGCCGAGCCCGTCCCGGCGGACGCGCCCCCGGCACGGACGGACGCTCCGGCGGAGGTCCGGCTCGACACCGGCCTCCTGCCCCGTCACGACCACGACGTCGCACGCCTCCTGGAGGCCGTCCAGGGCCTCGCCGGACGAGCCGACGACGACCGCGACCGAGCCGCCGCCGACGGCTCGGACGAGCGACGACCCGGGGCGCCGAGCGGCGCCGCCCCCGCAGACCCCGCAGACCCGGCGCCGACGCGCGAGAGCGCGACACCCGGCACCGACGAGAACGACGAGGAAGCACCGTGA
- the carA gene encoding glutamine-hydrolyzing carbamoyl-phosphate synthase small subunit, producing the protein MTAPVNTATTQVSATAPPADRALIVLEDGTVQTGRAYGARGTTVGEIVFNTGMTGYQETLTDPSYHRQIVVMTAPHIGNTGVNDEDPESGKIWVAGYVVRDAARRASNWRAQRTLDDELAAQGIVGISDVDTRALTRHLRELGVMRAGIFSGAALVRDGYPRTVEDLVAEVQAAPAMAGADLAREVSTAEAYVVEPFEGTTTDGEPVATVVAVDLGIKSMTPQRLAQRGVRVHVVPAASTIEDVEAYAPDGVFFSNGPGDPGAATHEVELLRGVLDRGTPFFGICFGNQILGRALGYGTYKLAYGHRGINQPVMDRRTGKVEVTAHNHGFAVDAPLDGESVAPHDGGRYGRVVVSHVGLNDQVVEGLECLDLPAFSVQYHPEAAAGPHDAAYLFDRFVELMASRRAESSAAADQNTKES; encoded by the coding sequence GTGACCGCCCCAGTGAACACAGCGACCACCCAGGTCTCCGCCACCGCACCGCCCGCTGACCGGGCCCTGATCGTCCTCGAGGACGGCACCGTGCAGACCGGGCGCGCCTACGGCGCGCGCGGCACCACGGTCGGCGAGATCGTCTTCAACACCGGCATGACCGGCTACCAGGAGACGCTCACCGACCCGTCCTACCACCGCCAGATCGTCGTCATGACGGCGCCCCACATCGGGAACACCGGCGTCAACGACGAGGACCCCGAGTCCGGCAAGATCTGGGTCGCCGGGTACGTCGTGCGCGACGCCGCCCGCCGGGCCTCCAACTGGCGCGCGCAGCGCACCCTCGACGACGAGCTCGCCGCGCAGGGGATCGTCGGCATCAGCGACGTCGACACGCGCGCCCTGACGCGCCACCTGCGCGAGCTCGGCGTCATGCGCGCCGGCATCTTCTCCGGCGCCGCGCTCGTGCGCGACGGCTACCCCCGCACCGTCGAGGACCTCGTCGCCGAGGTGCAGGCCGCGCCCGCGATGGCCGGCGCCGACCTCGCGCGCGAGGTGAGCACCGCCGAGGCCTACGTCGTCGAGCCCTTCGAGGGCACGACGACCGACGGCGAGCCCGTCGCGACGGTCGTCGCCGTCGACCTCGGCATCAAGTCGATGACGCCGCAGCGCCTCGCGCAGCGCGGCGTGCGTGTGCACGTGGTGCCCGCCGCCTCGACGATCGAGGACGTCGAGGCGTACGCGCCCGACGGCGTGTTCTTCTCCAACGGACCCGGCGACCCGGGCGCGGCGACGCACGAGGTCGAGCTGCTCCGCGGCGTCCTGGACCGCGGCACCCCGTTCTTCGGGATCTGCTTCGGCAACCAGATCCTCGGGCGCGCCCTCGGGTACGGCACGTACAAGCTCGCGTACGGCCACCGCGGCATCAACCAGCCCGTGATGGACCGCCGCACCGGCAAGGTCGAGGTCACCGCGCACAACCACGGGTTCGCCGTGGACGCGCCGCTCGACGGCGAGTCCGTCGCCCCGCACGACGGCGGCCGCTACGGGCGCGTCGTGGTGTCGCACGTCGGGCTCAACGACCAGGTGGTCGAGGGGCTCGAGTGCCTCGACCTGCCCGCCTTCTCCGTCCAGTACCACCCCGAGGCCGCGGCCGGCCCCCACGACGCCGCGTACCTCTTCGACCGCTTCGTCGAGCTCATGGCGTCCCGACGCGCGGAGAGCTCCGCAGCCGCCGACCAGAACACCAAGGAGAGCTGA